In one window of Leifsonia sp. NPDC080035 DNA:
- a CDS encoding NAD(P)H-quinone dehydrogenase, which produces MAYEFERKQRIAVLGGGPGGYEAAIAGAQLGADVTLIERSGVGGSAVITDVVPSKSLIATAEATNSIAEAADLGVQFFSRSEHGKPVRPEIAVNLAAVNKRLMGLARQQSEDMRAELVRSGVRIVTGEGRLDGSSAIIVSTAKGDTGTDFDRVEADTIVIAVGASPRILSSAEPDGERILTWTQLYDLGSVPEHLIVVGSGVTGAEFASAYTALGSKVTLISSRDQVLPGEDADAARVIENVFKRNGMQVLSKSRAESVKRTENGVVATLTDGRTVEGTHCLMAVGSIPNTAGIGLEEAGVQLTPSGHIRVNRVARTSIPNIYAAGDCSDMLPLASVASMQGRTAVFHAMGDAVNPIELRNVTSNIFTQPEIATVGWNQKQIEDGIAQGDIYKLPLKSNPRAKMLGIRDGFVKLFARTGSGTVIGGVIVAPRASELIFPLALAVEHRLTVDQVARAFTVYPSLSGSISDAARAMHIVL; this is translated from the coding sequence ATGGCCTATGAATTCGAGCGGAAGCAGCGGATCGCCGTCCTCGGCGGCGGACCCGGCGGCTACGAGGCGGCGATCGCCGGCGCCCAGCTGGGCGCCGACGTCACCCTGATCGAGCGTTCCGGCGTGGGAGGCTCGGCCGTCATCACCGACGTCGTCCCCTCGAAGAGCCTCATCGCCACCGCCGAGGCCACGAACTCGATCGCCGAGGCGGCCGACCTGGGCGTGCAGTTCTTCTCGCGCAGCGAGCACGGCAAGCCGGTGCGTCCCGAGATCGCCGTCAACCTCGCCGCCGTGAACAAGCGGCTGATGGGCCTCGCCCGGCAGCAGTCCGAGGACATGCGCGCAGAACTCGTCCGCTCCGGCGTGCGCATCGTCACCGGCGAGGGCCGTCTGGACGGTTCCAGCGCGATCATCGTCTCCACGGCGAAGGGCGACACGGGGACCGACTTCGACCGGGTCGAGGCGGACACCATCGTCATCGCCGTCGGCGCAAGCCCGCGCATCCTTTCGTCCGCGGAGCCCGACGGGGAGCGCATCCTCACCTGGACGCAGCTCTACGACCTCGGCTCGGTGCCGGAGCACCTCATCGTGGTCGGCTCCGGCGTGACCGGCGCCGAGTTCGCCTCCGCGTACACCGCGCTCGGCTCCAAGGTGACGCTGATCTCCTCCCGCGACCAGGTGCTCCCCGGCGAGGACGCGGACGCCGCGCGCGTGATCGAAAACGTCTTCAAGCGCAACGGCATGCAGGTGCTCTCGAAGTCGCGCGCCGAGTCGGTGAAGCGGACCGAGAACGGCGTCGTCGCGACCCTCACCGACGGCAGGACCGTCGAGGGCACGCACTGTCTGATGGCCGTCGGCTCCATCCCGAACACCGCGGGCATCGGCCTGGAGGAGGCGGGCGTGCAGCTCACGCCGTCCGGGCACATCCGGGTGAACCGGGTGGCGCGCACGTCCATCCCGAACATCTACGCGGCCGGGGACTGCTCCGACATGCTGCCGCTGGCCTCCGTCGCCTCGATGCAGGGCCGCACCGCCGTCTTCCACGCGATGGGCGACGCGGTGAACCCGATCGAGCTGCGCAACGTGACCTCCAACATCTTCACCCAGCCGGAGATCGCGACGGTCGGCTGGAACCAGAAGCAGATCGAGGATGGCATCGCTCAGGGCGACATCTACAAGCTGCCGCTGAAGTCCAACCCGCGCGCGAAGATGCTCGGGATCCGCGACGGGTTCGTGAAGCTGTTCGCCCGCACTGGATCGGGCACGGTGATCGGCGGGGTGATCGTGGCGCCGCGTGCGTCCGAGCTGATCTTCCCCCTCGCGCTGGCGGTCGAGCACCGCCTCACGGTCGACCAGGTGGCGCGCGCGTTCACGGTCTACCCGTCGCTCTCCGGCTCCATCTCGGACGCGGCCCGCGCGATGCACATCGTTCTCTAG
- a CDS encoding response regulator transcription factor, with protein sequence MVRVSIVDDHESVRLGLKAACQDAGYEVVVAAATVDEFVAQLGSQECDVVVLDLSLGDGSKVTDNVKRAQATGAAVLVHSIADRVASVREALAAGAAGVIPKSSPTTTVMNAIETVARGDVLNNLEWATAIDADSDFAKAQLGRRERDVLHLYASGLPLKAVAAQLGIANSTAREYLDRIRVKYVEVGRPAPTKVDLLRRAVEDGILPGLDPETGNERS encoded by the coding sequence ATGGTGCGGGTGTCAATCGTCGACGATCATGAATCCGTGCGTCTCGGGCTCAAGGCGGCCTGTCAGGACGCCGGCTACGAGGTCGTCGTCGCGGCCGCGACGGTGGACGAGTTCGTCGCCCAGCTCGGCTCGCAGGAGTGCGACGTCGTCGTTCTCGACCTCTCGCTCGGCGACGGTTCGAAGGTGACGGACAACGTCAAACGGGCCCAGGCGACCGGCGCCGCTGTGCTGGTGCACAGCATCGCCGATCGGGTCGCGAGCGTCCGGGAGGCGCTCGCCGCTGGCGCAGCCGGCGTCATCCCGAAGTCCTCGCCGACCACGACGGTGATGAACGCGATCGAGACGGTCGCACGCGGCGACGTGCTCAACAACCTGGAGTGGGCGACCGCGATCGACGCGGACAGCGACTTCGCCAAGGCCCAGCTCGGGCGTCGCGAGCGCGACGTCCTGCACCTCTACGCGTCCGGCCTCCCGCTGAAGGCGGTCGCCGCCCAGCTCGGGATCGCCAACTCGACCGCTCGCGAGTACCTCGACAGGATCCGCGTGAAGTACGTCGAGGTCGGCCGGCCGGCGCCGACGAAGGTGGATCTGTTGCGCCGCGCGGTCGAGGACGGAATCCTGCCCGGGCTCGATCCCGAAACGGGCAATGAGCGCTCCTAG
- a CDS encoding acyl-CoA carboxylase epsilon subunit: MSEALDPSQIRFVTRGVTPEEIAAVTAVLTAAAAEQAAAARDARPQVGPDAWERSRRQLRTPIHPGPGMWRSFSG, encoded by the coding sequence GTGAGCGAGGCCCTCGACCCGTCGCAGATCCGGTTCGTCACGCGCGGCGTGACCCCGGAGGAGATCGCCGCGGTCACCGCTGTGCTCACGGCCGCCGCTGCCGAGCAGGCTGCGGCCGCCAGGGACGCCCGCCCGCAGGTCGGTCCGGACGCGTGGGAGCGCAGCCGCCGTCAGCTGCGCACGCCGATCCATCCCGGCCCCGGGATGTGGCGCTCGTTCTCGGGTTGA
- a CDS encoding Maf family nucleotide pyrophosphatase, translating into MRLYLASTSPARLALLRAAGIEPVVVPSHVDEPAAVAAAEAEHGPLSAERMVQLLARLKAEAVRGTLDGEPIDGLILGGDSAFAIDGHIHGKPHLPEVARERWIAQRGRTGMLHSGHWLIDHREGRENGAVGATAVAAVTFADVTDAEIDAYVASGEPLEVAGAFTVDSLGGPFITRVDGDPSTVVGLSLSTLRGLVRELGVEWTSLWNRL; encoded by the coding sequence ATGCGCCTCTACCTCGCCTCCACCTCCCCCGCGCGGCTCGCGCTGCTGCGCGCCGCAGGCATCGAACCGGTCGTCGTGCCGTCCCACGTCGACGAGCCCGCCGCCGTCGCCGCGGCCGAGGCGGAGCACGGCCCGCTCTCGGCCGAGAGGATGGTGCAGCTGCTCGCGCGGTTGAAGGCGGAGGCCGTGCGCGGAACGCTGGACGGCGAGCCGATCGACGGCCTCATCCTCGGCGGCGACTCCGCCTTCGCGATCGACGGGCACATCCACGGCAAGCCGCACCTGCCCGAGGTCGCCAGGGAGCGCTGGATCGCCCAGCGCGGCCGGACGGGGATGCTGCACTCGGGCCACTGGCTGATCGACCACAGGGAGGGGCGCGAGAACGGCGCCGTCGGCGCGACCGCCGTCGCCGCCGTGACGTTCGCGGACGTGACCGATGCGGAGATCGACGCCTACGTGGCGAGCGGCGAGCCGCTGGAGGTGGCGGGCGCGTTCACCGTAGACAGCCTCGGCGGCCCCTTCATCACCCGCGTCGACGGCGACCCGAGCACGGTGGTGGGCCTCTCGCTCTCCACCCTGCGCGGCCTCGTCCGGGAGCTCGGCGTGGAGTGGACGTCGCTCTGGAATCGGTTGTAG
- a CDS encoding ATP-binding protein, translating to MSAPSAPRTVPGAPVEGAKPRNPLSRARIERIADRTVSAFGLVFGLQTIPTAIGQLHALVAPWGLVMFVAVFGGLAVTVVLAVFQRYVKTAMGILAVVYLIAIVTWPLLVADPGAFTADKPWVWFLCSVFTAFAAVAYPLWLAIAYTFITPVAYGIVRALPAGGGVGAELAGLDAVYAIILGGVILAIIAMMRQASTAVDVAQSQALAKYGNAVRQHATEVERVQVDAIVHDSVLTTLLSAASARTPEAKELAARMAADAIGHLHAAEASGPEDQSQVGLERLSDRLLTAANAFSSPFEVDSRDTELESLPVNVAEAVYSAAVQAMVNSTQHAGGPEVRRSLSIRGGADGSTVRIVVEDDGRGFTAEDVPAERLGLRVSIRERLAKVGGRAIVRSAPGEGTTVTIAWPAAERQAVSEREQERAG from the coding sequence ATGAGCGCTCCTAGCGCGCCTCGGACCGTACCGGGCGCCCCGGTCGAGGGGGCCAAGCCGCGCAACCCGCTCAGCCGCGCACGCATCGAGCGCATCGCCGACCGCACCGTGTCGGCGTTCGGCCTGGTCTTCGGGCTGCAGACCATCCCCACTGCGATCGGGCAGCTGCACGCGCTCGTCGCGCCCTGGGGCCTCGTCATGTTCGTCGCCGTCTTCGGCGGCCTCGCCGTGACGGTCGTGCTCGCGGTCTTCCAGCGTTACGTGAAGACGGCGATGGGTATCCTCGCCGTCGTCTACCTCATCGCGATCGTCACCTGGCCGCTGCTGGTCGCCGACCCCGGCGCCTTCACGGCGGACAAGCCGTGGGTCTGGTTCCTCTGCTCCGTGTTCACCGCGTTCGCCGCCGTCGCCTACCCGCTGTGGCTGGCGATCGCGTACACGTTCATCACACCGGTCGCCTACGGCATCGTCCGGGCGTTGCCGGCGGGCGGCGGCGTCGGTGCCGAACTGGCCGGACTCGACGCCGTGTACGCGATCATCCTCGGCGGCGTCATCCTGGCCATCATCGCGATGATGCGGCAGGCGTCGACGGCGGTGGATGTCGCGCAGAGCCAGGCGCTGGCGAAGTACGGCAACGCCGTGCGGCAGCACGCGACCGAGGTCGAGCGCGTGCAGGTCGACGCGATCGTGCACGACAGCGTGCTGACCACGCTGCTCTCGGCCGCGAGCGCCAGGACGCCGGAGGCGAAGGAGCTCGCCGCCCGCATGGCCGCCGATGCGATCGGGCACCTGCACGCCGCGGAGGCGTCGGGCCCGGAGGATCAGTCGCAGGTCGGTCTGGAGCGGCTCTCGGACCGCCTGCTCACCGCCGCGAACGCCTTCTCGTCGCCGTTCGAGGTGGACTCCCGCGACACCGAGCTGGAGAGCCTGCCGGTGAACGTCGCCGAGGCCGTGTACTCGGCCGCCGTGCAGGCGATGGTGAACAGCACGCAGCACGCGGGCGGCCCGGAGGTGCGCCGGTCGCTGTCGATCCGCGGCGGTGCCGACGGCTCCACCGTCCGGATCGTGGTGGAGGACGACGGTCGCGGATTCACGGCGGAGGACGTCCCCGCCGAGCGGCTCGGACTGCGTGTGAGCATCCGCGAGCGGCTGGCGAAGGTGGGCGGCCGAGCGATCGTGCGGTCGGCGCCCGGCGAGGGGACGACGGTGACGATCGCGTGGCCGGCGGCGGAGCGCCAGGCGGTGTCCGAGCGGGAGCAGGAGCGCGCGGGATGA
- a CDS encoding acyl-CoA carboxylase subunit beta, which translates to MDSPVTWQTPDLSTTAGKLADLKERFHEAVTASGQAAIEKQHAKGKLTARERIDLLLDAGSFVEFDEFVRHRTHAFGMESKRPYGDAVVTGVGTIHGRNVAVFSQDFTIFGGSLGEVAGEKIIKVMDHAIKTGVPMIGILDSGGARIQEGVVALGKYGEIFRRNTAASGVIPQISIVMGPAAGGAVYSPALTDFVIMVDKSSHMFVTGPDVIKTVTGEDVGFEELGGALTHNKVSGVSHYLASDEEDALDYARTLLSYLPQNNLAELPQFESEPELEITDADQRLNTVIPDSPNQPYDVKTIIEGIVDDGEFLEVQPLFAPNIVIGFARVEGRSVGIVANQPSSMAGTLNIDAGEKASRFVRFCDAFGIPILTLVDVPGYLPGTDQEWTGVIRRGAKLLYAYAEATVPLVTIITRKAYGGAYIVMGSKQLGADINLAWPTAEIAVMGGQGAVNILYRGEIKRAEEAGEDVAAVRARLASEYTYNVASPFLAAERGELDGVIEPAASRVSVIKALRALRTKRASMPPKKHGNIPL; encoded by the coding sequence CTGGATTCCCCCGTGACCTGGCAGACCCCCGACCTCTCCACGACCGCCGGCAAGCTCGCCGACCTGAAGGAGCGCTTCCACGAGGCCGTGACCGCCAGCGGGCAGGCCGCGATCGAGAAGCAGCACGCCAAGGGCAAGCTCACCGCCCGCGAGCGCATCGACCTGCTCCTCGACGCCGGGTCCTTCGTCGAGTTCGACGAGTTCGTCCGGCACCGCACGCACGCGTTCGGCATGGAGTCGAAGCGCCCGTACGGCGACGCGGTCGTCACGGGCGTCGGCACCATCCACGGCCGCAACGTCGCGGTCTTCAGCCAGGACTTCACGATCTTCGGCGGCTCTCTCGGCGAGGTCGCCGGCGAGAAGATCATCAAGGTCATGGACCACGCGATCAAGACCGGCGTGCCGATGATCGGCATCCTCGACTCCGGCGGTGCGCGCATCCAGGAGGGTGTCGTCGCGCTCGGCAAGTACGGCGAGATCTTCCGCCGCAACACGGCGGCGTCCGGCGTCATCCCGCAGATCTCGATCGTGATGGGGCCGGCCGCCGGCGGCGCGGTCTACTCCCCCGCGCTCACCGACTTCGTGATCATGGTGGACAAGTCCAGCCACATGTTCGTCACCGGGCCCGACGTCATCAAGACCGTCACCGGCGAGGATGTCGGCTTCGAGGAGCTCGGCGGTGCGCTCACCCACAACAAGGTGTCCGGCGTCTCGCACTACCTCGCCAGCGACGAGGAGGACGCGCTCGACTACGCGCGGACCCTGCTGAGCTACCTTCCTCAGAACAACCTCGCCGAGCTGCCGCAGTTCGAGTCCGAGCCGGAGCTGGAGATCACGGACGCCGACCAGCGGTTGAACACGGTCATCCCGGACTCCCCGAACCAGCCGTACGACGTGAAGACGATCATCGAGGGCATCGTCGACGACGGCGAGTTCCTCGAGGTGCAGCCGCTGTTCGCGCCGAACATCGTGATCGGCTTCGCCCGCGTGGAGGGCCGGTCGGTCGGCATCGTCGCGAACCAGCCGAGCTCGATGGCCGGAACCCTGAACATCGACGCCGGCGAGAAGGCGTCCCGGTTCGTCCGGTTCTGCGATGCGTTCGGCATCCCGATCCTCACGCTCGTCGATGTGCCCGGCTACCTGCCCGGCACCGACCAGGAGTGGACCGGCGTCATCCGCCGCGGCGCCAAGCTGCTCTACGCGTACGCGGAGGCCACCGTCCCGCTGGTCACGATCATCACGCGCAAGGCGTACGGCGGCGCGTACATCGTGATGGGCTCCAAGCAGCTCGGCGCGGACATCAACCTCGCGTGGCCGACCGCCGAGATCGCGGTCATGGGCGGCCAGGGCGCCGTCAACATCCTCTACCGCGGCGAGATCAAGCGCGCGGAGGAGGCGGGCGAGGACGTCGCCGCCGTGCGCGCCCGGCTCGCCAGCGAGTACACCTACAACGTGGCGAGCCCGTTCCTCGCGGCCGAGCGCGGCGAGCTGGACGGCGTGATCGAGCCCGCCGCCTCCCGCGTCTCCGTCATCAAGGCGCTGCGGGCGCTCCGCACCAAGCGCGCGTCGATGCCGCCGAAGAAGCACGGGAACATCCCGCTGTGA
- a CDS encoding cation:proton antiporter — protein MEELLVIGVLAVLTIAAATTFGPRFGVASPLILVVVGILVSFLPFVPAVVLQPEWIIAGVLPPLLYSASVSMPSMNFRREFGAIGGLSVLLVIVSSVLLGLFFSWVIPGLGLGWGIALGAIVSPTDAVATGIVKRAGVSPRVVAILEGESLLNDATALVLLRAAVAAAAVATFTVGAVTLSFIWSVLVAVVFGAVVGRLNLVVRARVKDATVNTVISFTVPFLASIPAEALGASGLVAAVVAGLITGSRAPRVLSPEHRLSDAQNWRTVELVLEGLIFLTMGLELFGIVQKVENDHAGVLPALGIAAAALVLTILVRAAFVAPLLALLARRNRRRERMRPTLTRLQERLDDPEATKRMLEQGAAIARGERPALPGAPTTSADGHDGTGEGAAPGEPAGMMTPFDAQHPGTMAGARPEHPPKGWRARVVHRRRRRMFTVENLSRFGTRLRRLLADIDYFTGAPLGWREGAIVVWAGMRGAVTVAAAQSLPGHTPGRNVLVLIAFLVAAGSLLLQGGTLGLALRIVKPAAADPQAERDERRRLMELLYEAGKEVPSPATTERTPEAFNEHKSARLRRIRAQRSALLDARDDGTFSADVLAGALSNLDADEISIDLKGDPTEATG, from the coding sequence ATGGAGGAGCTCCTGGTCATCGGCGTCCTCGCCGTGCTGACCATCGCGGCTGCCACGACGTTCGGCCCGCGGTTCGGGGTCGCCTCGCCGCTCATCCTGGTGGTGGTCGGCATCCTTGTCAGCTTCCTGCCGTTCGTGCCCGCGGTGGTGCTGCAGCCGGAGTGGATCATCGCCGGGGTGCTGCCCCCGCTGCTCTACTCGGCGTCGGTCTCGATGCCGTCGATGAACTTCCGACGCGAGTTCGGCGCGATCGGCGGGCTCTCGGTGCTGCTCGTGATCGTCAGCTCCGTGCTGCTCGGCCTGTTCTTCTCATGGGTGATCCCGGGGCTGGGTCTGGGCTGGGGGATCGCGCTCGGCGCGATCGTGAGCCCGACGGACGCGGTGGCGACCGGCATCGTCAAACGCGCGGGGGTCTCTCCGCGCGTCGTCGCGATCCTGGAGGGTGAGAGCCTGCTCAACGACGCGACCGCCCTCGTGCTGCTGCGCGCCGCCGTGGCCGCCGCCGCGGTCGCGACCTTCACCGTCGGCGCCGTCACGCTGTCGTTCATCTGGTCGGTGCTGGTCGCCGTGGTGTTCGGCGCGGTCGTCGGCAGACTCAATCTCGTCGTGCGCGCCCGGGTGAAGGATGCGACGGTCAACACGGTGATCTCGTTCACGGTGCCGTTCCTCGCCTCCATCCCCGCCGAGGCGCTCGGCGCATCCGGCCTGGTCGCGGCGGTCGTCGCCGGCCTGATCACGGGCAGCAGGGCGCCACGGGTGCTCTCGCCGGAGCACCGGCTCTCGGACGCGCAGAACTGGCGCACGGTGGAGCTGGTGCTGGAGGGACTGATCTTCCTCACGATGGGCCTGGAGCTGTTCGGGATCGTCCAGAAGGTGGAGAACGACCACGCGGGTGTGCTGCCCGCGCTCGGCATCGCGGCCGCCGCGCTGGTGCTGACCATCCTGGTGCGCGCCGCGTTCGTCGCACCGCTGCTCGCGCTGCTGGCGCGGCGCAACCGGCGCAGGGAGCGGATGCGGCCGACGCTCACGAGACTGCAGGAGCGGCTTGACGACCCGGAGGCGACCAAGCGGATGCTCGAGCAGGGCGCCGCGATCGCGCGGGGGGAGCGGCCGGCGCTGCCGGGCGCGCCGACGACCTCCGCGGACGGGCATGACGGTACCGGCGAGGGTGCGGCCCCGGGCGAGCCTGCCGGGATGATGACCCCCTTCGACGCGCAGCATCCCGGCACCATGGCCGGCGCGCGCCCGGAGCATCCACCGAAGGGCTGGCGCGCCCGCGTCGTGCACCGCCGCCGTCGTCGCATGTTCACCGTGGAGAACCTCTCCCGGTTCGGGACCCGGCTGCGCCGACTGCTCGCCGACATCGACTACTTCACCGGCGCGCCGCTCGGCTGGCGCGAGGGCGCGATCGTGGTCTGGGCCGGGATGCGCGGCGCCGTCACGGTGGCCGCCGCGCAGAGCCTCCCCGGTCACACGCCAGGGCGGAACGTTCTCGTGCTGATCGCGTTCCTCGTCGCCGCCGGATCGCTGCTGCTGCAGGGCGGCACGCTGGGGCTGGCGCTGCGCATCGTGAAGCCGGCCGCCGCCGACCCGCAAGCCGAGCGGGACGAGCGCCGCCGGCTGATGGAGCTCCTCTATGAGGCGGGAAAGGAGGTGCCGTCCCCGGCCACGACCGAGCGGACGCCCGAGGCGTTCAACGAGCACAAGTCGGCGCGCCTGAGGCGCATCCGGGCGCAGCGCTCCGCGCTCCTGGACGCCAGGGACGACGGCACCTTCAGCGCCGACGTCCTCGCCGGCGCCCTCAGCAACCTCGACGCCGACGAGATCAGCATCGACCTCAAGGGCGACCCCACCGAGGCCACCGGCTGA
- a CDS encoding TRAM domain-containing protein — protein sequence MPQKDEVDLDITNVAHGGVFVARHEGRVVFVPDTMPGERVRARIADRTHDRFWRGETVEVLEAAPERQDHVWPAAAVDREPGRRAGGAEFGHIRLDHQRELKRRVIVDALQRTAKLGADELEALGPVAVEPVDGETENGTGWRTRVRLQVGADGRIGPFAARSHTVVPVSELPLATELVNESTPFGQSFPGAESVDVVATGLGTAHVLVNDPPVKKGRRVIRPRHRPVPIRERVGEREFRLDARGFWQVHRGAAATLTAAVQEAVDEALFDPRAANLDLYGGVGLLAAALGDRFGSTLRITSVESDERATDDAAENLAEWIGAAAVTARVEHFVSGLAVEATAAERARLRAATVVLDPPRSGAGRAVVEAVAAMRPAQIVYVACDPVALARDLAFFRDHGYPLRTLRAFDLFPNTHHVEAVATLTP from the coding sequence ATGCCCCAGAAGGATGAGGTCGACCTCGACATTACCAACGTCGCGCACGGCGGCGTCTTCGTCGCCCGTCACGAGGGCAGGGTCGTCTTCGTCCCGGACACGATGCCGGGCGAGCGCGTGCGGGCCCGCATCGCCGATCGCACGCACGACCGGTTCTGGCGCGGCGAGACGGTCGAGGTCCTGGAGGCGGCGCCCGAGCGTCAGGATCACGTCTGGCCGGCTGCCGCCGTCGACCGGGAGCCGGGACGCCGCGCCGGGGGCGCCGAGTTCGGCCACATCCGGCTCGACCACCAGCGCGAGCTCAAGCGCCGCGTGATCGTCGACGCGCTGCAGCGCACGGCGAAGCTCGGCGCCGACGAGCTGGAGGCGCTCGGCCCCGTCGCCGTCGAACCCGTCGACGGTGAGACGGAAAACGGCACCGGATGGCGCACCCGCGTGCGGCTGCAGGTCGGGGCCGACGGCCGCATCGGTCCCTTCGCCGCACGCTCGCACACCGTCGTCCCGGTCTCGGAGCTGCCGTTGGCTACGGAGCTCGTGAACGAGTCGACTCCGTTCGGCCAGAGCTTCCCCGGCGCGGAGTCGGTGGACGTCGTCGCGACGGGGCTCGGCACCGCGCACGTGCTCGTCAACGACCCGCCGGTGAAGAAGGGAAGGCGCGTCATCCGGCCGCGGCACCGTCCCGTCCCCATCCGGGAGCGGGTGGGCGAGCGCGAGTTCCGGCTGGACGCCCGCGGCTTCTGGCAGGTGCACCGGGGCGCCGCCGCCACGCTGACGGCGGCGGTGCAGGAGGCGGTCGACGAGGCGCTCTTCGACCCGCGCGCCGCCAACCTCGACCTCTACGGCGGCGTCGGGCTGCTCGCCGCCGCACTCGGGGACCGGTTCGGCTCCACCCTGCGGATCACCTCGGTGGAGTCGGACGAGCGCGCCACCGACGATGCGGCGGAGAACCTCGCCGAGTGGATCGGCGCAGCAGCCGTCACCGCCCGCGTCGAGCACTTCGTCTCCGGGCTCGCGGTGGAGGCGACCGCGGCCGAGCGTGCGCGCCTGCGCGCGGCGACGGTCGTCCTCGACCCGCCGCGCTCCGGCGCCGGGCGTGCCGTCGTGGAGGCGGTGGCCGCGATGCGCCCGGCCCAGATCGTCTACGTCGCCTGCGATCCCGTCGCGCTGGCCAGGGACCTGGCCTTCTTCCGCGACCACGGCTACCCGCTGCGGACGCTGCGCGCGTTCGACCTCTTCCCGAACACGCACCACGTCGAAGCCGTCGCCACGCTGACGCCGTGA
- a CDS encoding biotin carboxylase N-terminal domain-containing protein, with amino-acid sequence MPAITKVLIANRGEIAVRVIRAAKDSGIGSVAVYADQDRDAVHVRLADEAYALEGTTSAETYLVIDKLLSIARRSGADAVHPGYGFLAENADFARAVIAAGLIWIGPSPEAIERLGDKVSARHVAEKVGAPLAPGTLNPVADASEVLEFVDQYGLPVAIKAAFGGGGRGLKVARTRDEVAELFDSATREAIAAFGRGECFVEKYLDQPRHVETQCLADAYGNVVVVSTRDCSLQRRHQKLVEEAPAPFLTPEQTEKLYSASKAILKEVGYQGAGTCEFLIGKDGTVSFLEVNTRLQVEHPVSEEVTGIDLVREQFRLAEGGELDYDDPAPRGHSFEFRINGEDAGRNFIPSPGPVHVFKAPGGPGVRVDSGIQAGDVISGAFDSMLAKLIVTGASREEALERSRRALDEFEVAGLPTVLPFHRAIVRDPAFAPQDGEPFSIYTRWIETEWAGGIEPWSGELGDASPAERRSNVVVEVEGKRIEVSLPARLLTGGAPEAAAPAPRRRGGAHAVDTATGDSLTAPMQATVVKVAVADGDEVVKGDLVLVLEAMKMEQPLTAHKDGTISGINAAVGETVSSGHLLLTIV; translated from the coding sequence GTGCCAGCTATCACCAAGGTTCTCATCGCCAACCGAGGCGAGATCGCCGTCCGCGTCATCCGTGCTGCGAAGGACAGCGGCATCGGGTCCGTCGCGGTCTACGCCGACCAGGACCGTGACGCCGTCCACGTGAGGCTCGCCGACGAGGCCTACGCGCTGGAGGGAACCACCTCGGCTGAGACGTACCTCGTCATCGACAAGCTGCTGTCCATCGCGCGCCGCTCCGGCGCGGACGCGGTGCACCCCGGTTACGGCTTCCTCGCCGAGAACGCGGACTTCGCCCGCGCCGTCATCGCGGCCGGCCTGATCTGGATCGGCCCGTCGCCCGAGGCCATCGAGCGCCTCGGCGACAAGGTCTCCGCACGCCACGTGGCCGAGAAGGTCGGCGCCCCGCTCGCGCCGGGCACCCTGAACCCGGTCGCCGACGCGTCCGAGGTGCTGGAGTTCGTCGACCAGTACGGCCTCCCGGTTGCCATCAAGGCGGCGTTCGGCGGCGGCGGTCGCGGCCTCAAGGTCGCCCGCACCCGCGACGAGGTCGCGGAGCTGTTCGATTCGGCCACCCGCGAGGCGATCGCGGCGTTCGGCCGTGGCGAGTGCTTCGTGGAGAAGTACCTCGACCAGCCGCGCCACGTCGAGACGCAGTGCCTGGCGGACGCGTACGGCAACGTCGTCGTCGTGTCCACCCGCGACTGCTCGCTGCAGCGCCGGCACCAGAAGCTCGTCGAGGAGGCGCCGGCGCCGTTCCTCACCCCAGAGCAGACCGAGAAGCTGTACAGCGCGTCCAAGGCCATCCTCAAGGAGGTCGGCTACCAGGGCGCCGGCACCTGCGAGTTCCTGATCGGCAAGGACGGCACCGTCTCGTTCCTGGAGGTGAACACCCGCCTGCAGGTCGAGCACCCGGTCTCCGAGGAGGTCACCGGTATCGACCTGGTCCGCGAGCAGTTCCGTCTCGCCGAGGGCGGCGAGCTCGACTACGACGACCCGGCTCCGCGCGGCCACTCCTTCGAGTTCCGCATCAACGGCGAGGACGCCGGCCGCAACTTCATCCCCTCCCCCGGACCGGTGCACGTCTTCAAGGCGCCCGGTGGCCCCGGCGTCCGCGTCGACAGCGGAATCCAGGCGGGCGACGTCATCAGCGGCGCGTTCGACTCGATGCTCGCCAAGCTGATCGTGACCGGCGCCAGCCGAGAGGAGGCGCTGGAGCGCTCCCGCCGCGCTCTCGACGAGTTCGAGGTGGCCGGCCTGCCGACCGTTCTCCCGTTCCACCGCGCGATCGTGCGCGACCCCGCCTTCGCACCGCAGGACGGCGAGCCGTTCTCGATCTACACGCGCTGGATCGAGACCGAGTGGGCCGGCGGCATCGAGCCGTGGTCCGGCGAGCTGGGCGACGCGTCCCCCGCCGAGCGCCGCAGCAACGTCGTGGTCGAGGTCGAGGGAAAGCGCATCGAGGTCTCGCTGCCCGCACGTCTGCTGACCGGTGGAGCGCCGGAGGCCGCCGCCCCCGCCCCGCGCCGCCGCGGCGGTGCGCACGCGGTGGACACCGCGACCGGCGACTCCCTCACCGCGCCGATGCAGGCGACCGTCGTCAAGGTCGCGGTCGCCGACGGCGACGAGGTGGTCAAGGGCGACCTCGTCCTGGTGCTCGAGGCAATGAAGATGGAGCAGCCGCTCACCGCCCACAAGGACGGCACGATCTCCGGCATCAACGCCGCGGTCGGCGAGACCGTCTCCTCCGGTCACCTCCTCCTCACCATCGTCTGA